One Alphaproteobacteria bacterium genomic window carries:
- the rsmA gene encoding ribosomal RNA small subunit methyltransferase A, with amino-acid sequence MVTSMFPSNAVPGLNVSALPTLEKTLVLTNFRAKKSLGQNFLLDMNITRRIARAAPHIDQGTVLEIGPGPGGLTRALFVEGARHVIAIDPDMRAAGALGLLSPHLEEGRKLEFLNEDVLKLSLHTLGVNPRQVVANIPYNLTSPIVIQLLRHIDAFSCITIMVQKEVAARLMADTRTKDYGRLSIITQWCCEGRALFTLPPEAFTPAPKVSSTVIQLTPRKNRETVSFQALEKLTHLLFQQRRKMLRGTLRHLSEEDWNVCIDHNIQPTQRPEELNVQKMCWLANFLDK; translated from the coding sequence ATGGTTACGTCTATGTTCCCAAGCAATGCCGTACCTGGCCTTAATGTGTCTGCTCTTCCGACACTTGAAAAAACATTAGTGCTGACCAATTTCCGTGCCAAAAAATCCTTAGGGCAGAATTTTTTGCTTGATATGAATATCACACGGCGTATTGCTCGTGCAGCCCCGCACATTGATCAGGGAACAGTTCTTGAAATTGGACCCGGTCCGGGAGGATTAACACGGGCTTTGTTCGTTGAGGGCGCTCGCCATGTTATTGCTATTGATCCAGACATGCGCGCCGCAGGAGCTTTAGGGCTTTTATCACCCCATTTGGAAGAAGGGCGCAAGCTTGAATTCTTGAATGAGGATGTTCTTAAACTTAGCCTACATACGCTTGGGGTAAATCCACGACAAGTAGTAGCGAATATTCCTTATAATCTTACCAGCCCCATCGTGATTCAGCTTTTGCGTCATATTGACGCATTCAGCTGCATCACGATTATGGTACAAAAAGAAGTTGCTGCACGCCTTATGGCGGACACGCGTACTAAAGATTATGGGCGCCTTTCGATTATTACACAATGGTGTTGTGAGGGACGGGCATTGTTTACATTACCACCTGAAGCCTTTACGCCAGCACCGAAAGTGTCCTCAACCGTCATTCAGCTTACTCCCCGAAAAAACAGGGAAACTGTTTCTTTTCAGGCCTTAGAAAAGCTCACACATTTGCTTTTCCAGCAACGGCGGAAAATGTTGCGCGGGACTTTGCGGCACCTGTCAGAAGAAGACTGGAACGTGTGTATAGACCACAACATTCAGCCTACGCAACGCCCCGAAGAGCTGAATGTACAAAAGATGTGCTGGTTGGCAAACTTTCTCGATAAATAA
- a CDS encoding peptidylprolyl isomerase produces the protein MKNTLPRILYRYFGIFAIFFTASFGIIAADHEVIATVNDLPISNFDLTHKTKLLLLFTGQPDTLEAREAHKKQALQLLVREMLQIGYVEKLGVKFSDKEFDDALARLEHMNNKEPGFFKKLIAEKGISLKILRLNVLANYAWQMLISERFANFITVSNAEIDARLALVKKQQSTPHVHFYEIVLPFDSEASRRDAEQTGYEVLQHLDNGADFRALAQQVSQSGTASVGGDVGWVALHELDPPIQHLAKNLSIGKTSSLTPLPRSYHIIMMKDKKDTAPAVEPETFYSYVEAFIPNPKNGDEGEKNRLRIRIPTIHKNAKSEKTLRSLLKGIKNTQIKSHDHITSQQIAPQMLASFRKMSPGETLPLSVRPEGWYITVLVDKKEYTGEELIKQQIKMHMRADRIAKISQREMNTLMRRAHTEDRTNSGIVRSSFTHTALEGSKQ, from the coding sequence ATGAAGAACACATTGCCTCGCATTTTGTATCGCTATTTCGGGATCTTTGCAATTTTTTTCACTGCCTCCTTTGGAATTATAGCTGCTGATCACGAAGTAATCGCCACTGTTAATGATCTACCAATTTCCAACTTTGATCTTACACACAAAACAAAGTTATTACTCCTTTTTACAGGGCAACCGGATACACTTGAGGCCCGTGAAGCACATAAAAAACAAGCGCTTCAGCTATTAGTCCGTGAAATGCTGCAAATTGGCTATGTAGAAAAACTAGGTGTTAAATTTTCAGATAAAGAGTTTGATGATGCGCTGGCACGACTTGAGCACATGAATAACAAGGAACCAGGTTTTTTTAAAAAACTTATTGCTGAAAAGGGCATTAGCCTGAAAATTCTGCGTCTCAATGTTCTAGCCAACTATGCGTGGCAAATGCTAATTTCTGAGCGCTTTGCAAACTTTATCACTGTTTCCAATGCCGAAATTGATGCGCGTCTCGCTCTTGTAAAAAAACAACAATCGACTCCTCATGTTCACTTTTATGAGATTGTATTGCCTTTTGATTCCGAGGCATCTCGCAGGGATGCAGAGCAAACAGGTTATGAGGTCCTCCAACACCTGGACAATGGTGCTGATTTTCGCGCTCTAGCCCAACAAGTATCCCAAAGTGGGACAGCCTCCGTTGGGGGTGATGTGGGATGGGTTGCTCTTCATGAACTTGATCCACCGATTCAGCATCTTGCCAAAAATCTGAGCATTGGGAAAACATCATCATTGACGCCCCTACCCCGCTCTTATCATATTATCATGATGAAAGATAAAAAAGATACTGCCCCAGCTGTTGAGCCAGAAACCTTTTATTCCTATGTTGAGGCCTTCATTCCCAACCCCAAGAATGGGGATGAGGGTGAAAAAAACAGACTGCGGATTAGGATTCCTACCATTCACAAAAATGCAAAGTCCGAAAAAACGCTTCGCAGTCTTTTGAAGGGCATTAAAAATACCCAAATAAAGTCTCATGATCACATAACATCCCAGCAAATCGCCCCACAAATGCTCGCTTCTTTTCGGAAAATGTCTCCTGGAGAAACGCTGCCGCTCTCTGTTCGGCCTGAGGGGTGGTATATTACTGTTTTGGTGGATAAAAAAGAGTACACAGGTGAAGAGCTTATTAAGCAGCAAATCAAAATGCATATGCGCGCTGACCGTATCGCCAAAATTTCACAGCGAGAAATGAATACGCTTATGCGCCGAGCGCACACAGAGGATCGCACAAACTCCGGCATTGTCCGCTCTTCATTTACACACACAGCACTAGAGGGCTCCAAACAGTAG
- a CDS encoding LptF/LptG family permease, whose product MFISTRYIFKQLFFTTCVIISVVTITVWMTQTLRFTEVIVQKGFPIATLLKLSVLILPEIMTVVLPFGFLLGTLFVFYRMEGDNELVVLRAVGNSNLDITRPVLLAGGLLVIITALLTMVVVPKTNQLFVKTLHKIRNTTPNFYIQDRQFLNFDNLTVYVRKAQKGKILEGLLIHDMRKGGSTITAREGIFFRKNNRLHMTLYKGVRHERNPDTLQPTLLMFEQYDVVLNEKSESSGSMKVSVHGQTMKDLYTYPPHLHAYFTLNQAYAEFHKRLLTPTLILLFGIFGSLSMLLGSSRRSQRYEKAFIGVILSVTTQLLLMGIFGLAKRAIWLNVVGYIFLGTLFLGTLSVLAKPPASLRRWWHT is encoded by the coding sequence ATGTTTATTAGTACGCGATACATCTTCAAGCAACTTTTTTTTACGACATGTGTCATTATATCGGTTGTAACAATAACAGTGTGGATGACCCAAACTTTGCGATTCACTGAGGTCATCGTGCAAAAGGGCTTTCCAATTGCTACTCTTTTAAAGCTTTCTGTACTCATCTTACCGGAGATTATGACGGTTGTGTTGCCTTTTGGGTTTTTACTCGGGACACTTTTTGTTTTTTATCGCATGGAAGGAGATAATGAGCTGGTTGTTTTGCGGGCCGTGGGAAACAGCAATCTTGACATCACGCGTCCGGTTCTTCTTGCGGGGGGATTGTTGGTGATTATAACAGCCCTGCTCACTATGGTTGTTGTGCCCAAAACGAATCAACTATTTGTGAAGACACTGCACAAAATTCGCAACACAACTCCCAATTTTTATATTCAAGATCGGCAGTTTCTTAACTTTGATAATCTGACAGTTTATGTTCGCAAAGCACAAAAAGGAAAAATTCTTGAAGGGCTCTTGATCCATGATATGCGTAAAGGGGGATCTACAATCACGGCGCGCGAAGGTATTTTTTTCCGTAAAAATAACCGTCTACACATGACCTTGTACAAGGGTGTGCGACATGAAAGAAATCCTGACACGCTTCAGCCAACCCTTCTTATGTTTGAGCAATACGATGTTGTGCTGAACGAAAAATCGGAAAGTTCAGGCTCTATGAAGGTAAGTGTTCATGGCCAAACAATGAAAGATTTGTATACCTACCCCCCCCACCTCCATGCATATTTTACCCTTAATCAAGCCTATGCTGAGTTCCACAAGCGCCTTCTAACGCCCACCCTGATTCTCCTTTTTGGAATTTTTGGATCGTTAAGTATGCTTCTTGGGTCTTCGCGCCGTAGCCAGCGTTATGAAAAAGCCTTTATTGGCGTGATCCTTAGTGTAACAACGCAACTGTTACTAATGGGGATTTTCGGACTTGCAAAGCGGGCAATATGGCTGAATGTGGTCGGCTATATTTTTCTGGGAACACTTTTTCTGGGTACACTTTCTGTTTTGGCAAAGCCCCCTGCCTCTCTTCGTAGGTGGTGGCACACATGA
- a CDS encoding LptF/LptG family permease — MMNFIRWFCVIGTAFATLIFLVDVMSIFRRAVLLPHISTLLVIKMGLLRVPYLFEQVAPIVMLVATMVCLWSLNRRNELVIIKAIGGSFRQIMLPFLLVGIVIGAVDLVLLNSLSRFMVKRFEFLEARHLQHGDQQFLASENGIWTRLIEENNSRIYRIASINRKTGVLRGISVLFFDRAGVTLHKRIDAELGQLDGYGALNLAKAWIVSPASPPYYVETISVQSKLQQKDIEERYLNPKLLSFWQIPKIIHLLEKSGIIVDAYSLYWHASLARVFWMLGMILAGGIFLMHPLREGGVMTKSLLTLGAGFFLFTFREISLAMGLSGVLPIQASAWIPVGVSLFLPLGMLIHKEEG; from the coding sequence ATGATGAATTTTATTCGGTGGTTCTGTGTAATCGGAACTGCTTTTGCAACGCTTATTTTTCTTGTAGATGTGATGAGTATCTTTCGTCGGGCGGTTCTGTTGCCTCATATAAGCACCTTGCTTGTAATTAAGATGGGGCTATTGCGAGTCCCCTATTTATTTGAGCAGGTTGCTCCGATAGTGATGTTAGTTGCCACCATGGTGTGTTTGTGGTCGCTCAATCGTCGTAATGAGCTTGTGATTATCAAAGCAATTGGGGGTTCGTTTCGCCAAATCATGCTTCCGTTTCTGTTGGTAGGCATTGTTATTGGTGCAGTGGATCTTGTGCTGTTAAATTCATTATCACGGTTTATGGTGAAGCGGTTTGAGTTTCTTGAAGCGCGACATCTTCAGCATGGCGATCAACAGTTTTTGGCTTCTGAGAATGGTATTTGGACACGGCTTATCGAGGAGAATAATTCACGCATTTACCGCATTGCTAGCATTAATCGAAAAACTGGCGTTTTGCGGGGAATATCTGTTCTTTTCTTTGATCGCGCAGGGGTCACTCTTCATAAGCGCATTGATGCAGAACTCGGACAGCTTGATGGTTATGGAGCACTAAATCTTGCAAAAGCGTGGATCGTATCTCCGGCCTCCCCTCCCTATTATGTTGAGACAATCAGTGTGCAATCAAAGCTTCAGCAAAAAGACATTGAAGAGCGCTACCTTAATCCCAAGCTGCTTTCTTTTTGGCAAATTCCAAAAATCATCCACCTGCTTGAAAAATCAGGCATCATTGTGGATGCCTATTCACTTTATTGGCATGCAAGCTTGGCCCGCGTTTTTTGGATGCTGGGAATGATTTTAGCTGGCGGTATTTTCCTAATGCATCCCTTGCGAGAGGGTGGTGTGATGACGAAAAGTCTTTTGACGCTTGGCGCCGGTTTTTTTCTTTTTACATTTCGGGAAATATCTCTGGCGATGGGGTTATCGGGGGTGCTACCAATACAAGCAAGTGCCTGGATACCGGTGGGTGTAAGTTTGTTCTTACCCTTGGGTATGTTGATTCACAAAGAGGAAGGCTAG
- a CDS encoding LPS-assembly protein LptD, with protein sequence MYTMQHVWETLRLIISLGVIISCTSAAKQMHSPAFVFRADSILVKETPTQIEANGDVILSHKGMLVRADKVIYEKEYDKVTATGNVQIENAEGHTLFVDQAVLTEDLKKGYIFRIRALLDAHTKLTALEGNFQQPKAANMNFVRYTPCMFCRKDPLSQPLWQLRARNVHWDMEKKDLSYSDATFEVGGVPVMYIPYFSHPDPSVERRSGLLTPTIRGGSFGHVVETPYYIALGTNKDFLLTPAIGTQSQIMNVRYRQRFHNSILSLGGSAGVTHKNRPREKGGMRGHIDTTYAMDINENWRGRVSIKRTSNRSYARLYPIEGLSRASYLTSQVNAEGFYKRTYIHAEAITFQPLLENDNAHSMPLILPSIDVNYQTAPQWANSYWSIDGSVLGLSRSRGESVHRIHALTQWNLPYQSRLGDEYKLILGVRTDGYVYRPDNAATDVKTSPVMNRRNLTRAVPHAALHWKLPLLTHGFSKPLIITPMISVIEKPKKNWNNKFPNDDSRIREVTDINHHHTNRFGGIDKVDLGSRVNYGIKWALYNAGLRPTTIYLGQSYSFAYPNDSERPIGASKRRTDYVTRMYTNPHEYVDAYYRGRFTQDKFAVRRHEFTAGVGPSMLKLHTTLIFIRKDRNPTDEHGQHQITSSVSSQFLKHWSSEVGFTRNLSNPKFILKRFARVAYENECLKMEFSIQRDNFSGTIYTSSGTSYMVRLHLLTFGNTHAFKG encoded by the coding sequence ATGTACACAATGCAGCATGTATGGGAAACATTACGTTTGATAATTTCTCTTGGAGTAATTATTTCGTGTACAAGTGCTGCAAAGCAAATGCACAGTCCTGCATTTGTTTTTCGTGCGGACAGTATCCTTGTGAAAGAAACCCCGACCCAGATAGAGGCAAACGGAGATGTTATTCTTTCACACAAAGGCATGCTTGTGCGTGCCGATAAAGTTATTTACGAAAAAGAGTATGATAAAGTAACAGCAACAGGAAATGTGCAAATTGAAAACGCTGAGGGCCATACCCTTTTTGTGGACCAAGCAGTCCTAACAGAGGATCTGAAAAAGGGATATATTTTTCGTATTCGTGCTCTTTTGGATGCGCATACAAAACTGACTGCTTTGGAGGGAAATTTTCAACAACCCAAAGCCGCAAACATGAACTTTGTCCGTTATACGCCGTGTATGTTTTGCCGCAAGGATCCTTTATCCCAACCTTTGTGGCAGTTGCGTGCACGTAATGTTCATTGGGATATGGAGAAAAAAGACCTCTCTTATTCAGATGCCACCTTTGAGGTAGGGGGTGTCCCTGTGATGTATATTCCCTATTTTTCTCACCCGGATCCCTCTGTAGAGCGTCGCTCGGGTCTTTTAACGCCCACGATACGCGGAGGAAGTTTTGGCCATGTTGTGGAAACACCCTACTATATTGCCCTAGGAACAAATAAAGACTTCTTGCTTACGCCAGCGATAGGCACACAGTCACAAATTATGAATGTCCGCTACCGTCAACGCTTCCATAACTCCATCCTTTCTTTAGGAGGAAGCGCAGGGGTTACACATAAAAATCGTCCACGTGAAAAAGGAGGGATGCGTGGCCATATTGATACGACATACGCCATGGATATCAATGAAAATTGGCGCGGTAGAGTTTCTATCAAACGCACATCAAATCGTAGTTACGCCCGTCTGTACCCCATTGAGGGGCTTTCGCGCGCGTCATATTTGACATCCCAAGTAAACGCCGAAGGTTTTTACAAGCGCACTTATATCCATGCAGAAGCCATTACATTCCAACCGCTCCTTGAGAATGATAATGCACATTCCATGCCTTTAATCCTACCTTCTATTGATGTGAACTATCAAACAGCCCCACAGTGGGCGAACAGTTATTGGAGTATTGATGGCAGTGTATTAGGTTTAAGCCGCTCACGCGGGGAGTCTGTGCACCGCATTCATGCTTTGACCCAATGGAATCTTCCTTACCAAAGCCGCCTGGGGGACGAGTATAAACTTATTCTTGGCGTGCGTACGGATGGCTATGTTTATCGTCCTGACAACGCAGCAACTGATGTAAAAACATCGCCTGTTATGAACCGTCGCAACCTAACCCGGGCTGTTCCCCATGCTGCTCTTCATTGGAAATTACCGCTACTAACGCATGGTTTTTCAAAGCCACTTATAATTACACCAATGATCAGTGTAATTGAAAAGCCCAAAAAAAATTGGAACAACAAATTTCCTAATGACGACAGTCGTATCCGTGAAGTGACGGATATCAATCATCACCACACCAATCGCTTTGGTGGGATCGATAAAGTAGATCTCGGCAGTCGTGTGAACTATGGTATTAAATGGGCTCTGTATAACGCAGGCTTACGTCCAACAACTATTTATCTGGGGCAAAGTTATAGCTTTGCGTATCCTAACGATTCCGAAAGACCCATTGGTGCCTCAAAACGACGCACAGATTATGTGACGCGTATGTATACAAATCCCCATGAATATGTTGATGCTTACTATCGAGGACGCTTTACCCAGGATAAGTTTGCTGTGCGCCGCCATGAATTTACAGCAGGCGTTGGACCCTCCATGCTAAAATTGCACACCACGCTTATATTTATTCGTAAGGATAGAAATCCTACGGATGAACATGGTCAGCACCAGATTACAAGCTCTGTCTCATCCCAGTTTCTCAAGCATTGGTCTTCAGAGGTTGGTTTCACCCGGAATCTATCAAACCCTAAATTTATCCTCAAGCGTTTTGCCCGTGTTGCTTATGAAAATGAGTGCCTAAAAATGGAGTTTAGTATTCAGCGTGACAATTTTTCTGGCACCATTTATACCAGTTCAGGAACCAGTTATATGGTTCGTCTGCATTTACTAACGTTTGGCAATACGCATGCTTTTAAGGGCTAG
- the recJ gene encoding single-stranded-DNA-specific exonuclease RecJ: MNTMVATKPEVPEIICAGKKTASGRSWQYRLFDHAACVALREEAGLDDTLAQLLAMRHVNPTEVGDFLNPTLKKLLPDPSHLHDMDRAVKRLIQAIKSQETIGIIGDYDVDGACSTAILVHYLKHMHVACHFIIPDRILDGYGPQPHLIERLQHKGCSLIITLDCGSTATAALAFAQKQRLDLIVIDHHSMQEIPDTFALVNPNRPDQTSNLTNLCAAGVVFIYLVGVNRALRQQGYWNQAPEGDLRDYLDLVALATVCDVMPLTGLNRAFVKWGLDKLRHPRPGIQTLMAVIGIKEITNAYHLGFVIGPHINAGGRVGSPDIGTKLLLSDHKDEGRLLAEKLKDCNNERRDLEKKAISHASHLAKDLVSQNVRFLVIHQSDWHPGIIGIVAGRIKDMFHRPVAILCGSGDSVKGSVRSIPGIHAGNIMQNLVNSGTLIQGGGHAMAAGLTVHEENIHALQSRANMAVSINAVSHPHTDVDMILSPSGATVHLIKNFNTLAPYGNGNPTPTCIITHAIIEHIRDIKGEHIGLTLSDAAGGRLDGIAFRTSQSILGDMIHMNKGKPCHFLGTLSLNAWNGNERPQLIISDVCEANP, from the coding sequence ATGAATACAATGGTTGCAACGAAACCAGAGGTCCCGGAAATTATCTGCGCGGGCAAAAAAACAGCCTCTGGGCGTTCCTGGCAATACCGTCTCTTTGACCATGCGGCTTGCGTGGCTTTACGAGAGGAAGCAGGGCTTGACGACACACTAGCCCAATTGTTGGCTATGAGGCACGTCAATCCAACAGAGGTCGGGGATTTTCTCAATCCTACTCTCAAAAAATTGCTGCCTGATCCCAGTCATTTGCATGATATGGATCGTGCCGTTAAACGCTTAATCCAAGCAATAAAATCCCAAGAGACAATCGGCATTATTGGTGATTATGATGTAGATGGTGCATGCTCAACAGCCATTTTGGTGCATTATCTAAAGCACATGCATGTTGCGTGTCATTTTATTATTCCGGATCGGATTCTTGATGGGTACGGCCCACAACCACATCTTATCGAACGCCTTCAGCATAAAGGGTGTTCGCTGATCATTACACTCGATTGTGGGAGCACCGCAACGGCGGCTTTGGCTTTCGCCCAAAAACAAAGACTGGATCTTATTGTAATTGATCACCATAGTATGCAAGAGATCCCCGATACTTTTGCGCTTGTAAACCCCAATAGGCCCGACCAAACATCAAACCTCACAAATCTGTGTGCCGCAGGAGTTGTTTTTATCTATCTGGTAGGTGTTAATCGTGCCCTGCGCCAACAGGGGTATTGGAACCAGGCGCCTGAAGGAGACCTTCGGGATTACCTTGATCTTGTTGCACTTGCCACTGTTTGTGATGTGATGCCTCTTACAGGGCTTAATCGTGCTTTTGTAAAGTGGGGGCTTGATAAATTACGCCACCCTCGACCAGGCATACAGACACTTATGGCAGTTATCGGAATAAAAGAAATCACAAATGCCTACCACCTTGGGTTTGTTATTGGTCCTCACATCAATGCCGGAGGACGTGTAGGATCCCCAGATATCGGCACAAAACTTCTCTTGAGCGACCATAAGGATGAGGGACGTTTGTTGGCAGAGAAACTGAAGGATTGTAATAACGAGCGCCGTGATTTAGAGAAGAAAGCTATCAGCCACGCGAGCCACCTCGCAAAAGATCTTGTGTCACAAAACGTGCGTTTTTTGGTTATTCATCAATCAGATTGGCACCCGGGCATTATTGGCATTGTAGCCGGCCGCATCAAAGATATGTTCCACAGACCCGTAGCAATTTTGTGCGGAAGTGGCGATTCTGTCAAAGGTTCCGTTCGGTCTATTCCCGGCATTCATGCGGGAAACATCATGCAAAATCTAGTGAACAGTGGGACTCTTATTCAAGGGGGAGGGCACGCAATGGCTGCTGGTCTTACAGTACATGAAGAGAATATTCACGCACTCCAAAGCCGGGCCAATATGGCAGTATCAATCAATGCTGTCAGTCATCCCCATACTGATGTCGATATGATTCTCTCACCCAGCGGAGCAACGGTACATTTGATTAAAAACTTTAATACCCTTGCTCCGTATGGAAACGGCAACCCCACACCCACATGTATCATCACACATGCAATCATTGAGCATATTCGTGATATAAAAGGCGAACACATAGGTCTAACACTCAGTGATGCAGCTGGCGGACGTTTAGATGGGATCGCTTTTCGGACATCCCAAAGCATTTTAGGGGATATGATCCATATGAATAAGGGAAAGCCTTGTCACTTTTTGGGAACACTTAGCCTTAATGCGTGGAACGGAAATGAGCGCCCCCAACTCATTATATCGGACGTATGTGAAGCAAATCCCTAG
- a CDS encoding acetyl-CoA carboxylase carboxyltransferase subunit alpha has translation MVHLDFEKPIIELENKITELQHLSSTDFSITGEITRLREKVHTLLEKTYGSLTPWQTVQVARHPDRPHTQAIIDHLITDFTELHGDRNFGDDRAIIGGIGRFRGTRCVIIGHEKGNDTESRIRHNFGMPLPEGYRKTQRLMKLANRFKIPVVAFIDTAGAHPALEAEERGQHQAIAESIEVTLNLRVPVVCIITGEGMSGGAIAIGAGNAVCMLEHAIYTVISPEGCAAILWKTADKKQEAATAQKLTAQDLLGLKIIDEVIKEPLGGAHRNRQDAMAAIGDALERQLIRLMRIPDGDIRQHRWDRFLHISRKVS, from the coding sequence ATGGTACATCTTGATTTTGAAAAACCGATTATTGAGCTTGAAAACAAAATTACCGAGCTCCAACACTTATCATCAACAGATTTCAGTATCACAGGAGAGATCACCCGCTTGCGTGAAAAAGTGCATACACTCCTGGAAAAAACCTATGGTTCCCTTACTCCCTGGCAAACGGTACAGGTGGCCCGCCATCCAGATCGTCCACACACTCAGGCCATTATTGATCATCTGATCACCGATTTTACTGAGCTGCACGGTGATCGCAATTTTGGGGATGATCGGGCTATTATTGGTGGCATTGGTCGCTTTCGAGGAACCCGCTGCGTTATAATTGGTCATGAAAAAGGAAACGACACAGAATCCCGAATTCGCCACAACTTCGGAATGCCTCTTCCCGAAGGATACCGCAAAACTCAACGCTTAATGAAGCTGGCAAACCGCTTTAAAATCCCTGTAGTCGCTTTTATTGATACGGCTGGGGCTCATCCCGCACTTGAAGCAGAAGAGCGTGGACAACATCAAGCCATTGCTGAAAGTATAGAGGTTACACTCAACCTTCGCGTGCCTGTTGTCTGTATTATTACGGGGGAAGGGATGTCTGGAGGGGCTATTGCCATTGGTGCAGGGAACGCCGTTTGCATGCTTGAACATGCTATTTATACCGTGATTTCACCAGAGGGCTGTGCGGCGATTTTGTGGAAAACAGCTGATAAAAAGCAAGAGGCCGCCACTGCACAAAAATTAACCGCACAGGACTTGCTTGGACTTAAAATCATTGATGAAGTGATCAAAGAGCCCCTTGGTGGAGCACATCGTAACCGGCAAGACGCCATGGCAGCAATTGGCGATGCGCTTGAGCGCCAACTTATCCGCCTTATGCGCATCCCCGATGGTGATATACGCCAGCACCGGTGGGACCGTTTCCTCCATATTTCCCGCAAAGTATCCTAA
- a CDS encoding tyrosine recombinase — MLRVERGCSNNTRIAYKTDLQKVQGILGKTRLENLTREEIYTFLENEYGQGMASSTVSRRISALRQFFHFLITEGVLETDLTQYLKKPRLGRTLPKHLSVEEVSCLIEASHDKEGIEGLRLTAMMEILYATGMRVTELVSMARNSLIKSQNHDLVRVCGKGSKERLIPLTHHAIKALDAYLPLRDSFGARTSPFLFPSRGVLGHLTRQRFHQLIKELALSVGIDARKVSPHVIRHAFATHLLARGADLISVQKLLGHSSINTTEIYTHILPESLKDLVESCHPLTQRAKEKE; from the coding sequence ATGCTTCGGGTAGAGCGCGGATGTAGCAACAACACACGCATTGCTTATAAAACAGATTTACAAAAAGTACAGGGTATCCTTGGGAAAACCAGGCTTGAAAATCTCACGCGGGAGGAAATTTATACCTTTCTGGAGAATGAGTATGGTCAGGGAATGGCATCTTCTACTGTTAGTCGTCGCATTTCAGCCTTAAGACAATTTTTTCACTTTTTGATTACTGAGGGAGTTCTTGAAACAGACCTTACACAATACCTGAAAAAACCCCGCTTAGGGCGCACTCTTCCCAAGCACCTCAGTGTGGAAGAGGTTTCTTGCTTGATTGAAGCTAGTCACGACAAAGAGGGCATAGAGGGCTTGCGTTTAACAGCCATGATGGAGATCCTCTACGCCACGGGTATGCGTGTTACTGAGCTTGTTTCAATGGCCCGCAATAGTCTCATTAAAAGCCAAAACCATGACTTGGTGCGGGTATGCGGAAAAGGCAGCAAAGAACGCCTTATTCCTCTTACGCACCACGCAATCAAAGCGCTGGATGCGTATCTTCCTTTGCGTGACTCTTTCGGCGCAAGAACAAGCCCCTTTCTGTTTCCCTCACGCGGGGTTCTGGGGCACCTTACGCGCCAACGATTTCACCAGTTAATCAAAGAGCTTGCGCTTTCTGTGGGAATTGACGCCCGCAAAGTTTCTCCGCATGTCATCCGTCATGCCTTCGCCACGCATTTATTAGCTAGAGGGGCTGATCTTATTAGCGTGCAAAAACTTCTCGGACACAGCAGCATCAATACCACAGAAATTTATACGCACATCTTGCCTGAATCACTCAAAGATTTGGTTGAGAGTTGTCATCCCCTGACACAACGTGCTAAAGAAAAAGAATAA